A genomic window from Mesorhizobium sp. 131-2-1 includes:
- the xseA gene encoding exodeoxyribonuclease VII large subunit has product MSDTASESRSNATEYTVSEISGALKRTVEDAFGNVRVRGEISGYRGPHSSGHAYFALKDERARLDAVVWKTTMSRLKFRPEEGMEVIATGKLTTYPGKSNYQIVIDNLEPAGAGALMALLEERKRRLQAEGLFDAGRKRRLPFMPGVIGVVTSPTGSVIRDIIHRIKDRFPLTVLVWPVRVQGETAGAEVTAAVNGFNALSRDGAIPHPDLLIVARGGGSLEDLWGFNDEALARAVAASRIPVISAVGHETDWTLIDLVSDIRAPTPTGAAEIAVPVKADLEATLASLGARLKAAASRNFERKRQAVRAAARALPSPDQLLALPRRRFDEATSRLGRALTVSIERKRARLERQRLTPATLSRRINEARTLTGRDLARAQAAFFAIVRERRARFKRTAARLSPAPIARRQKVQADALAGLTRRQDHAIARRLDRLRARLTQADRLLATLSHKAVLARGFALVKDAEGAVIKLAADVSPGAALSLEFADGSADAVAIGGGARPKATAKPAAKPREPGNQGSLF; this is encoded by the coding sequence ATGAGCGATACGGCATCCGAATCACGCAGCAACGCCACCGAATACACGGTGAGCGAGATCTCCGGCGCGCTGAAGCGCACGGTGGAGGACGCGTTCGGCAATGTGCGGGTGCGCGGCGAGATTTCCGGCTACCGCGGGCCACATTCGTCCGGCCATGCCTATTTCGCGCTGAAGGACGAGCGCGCGCGGCTCGACGCCGTGGTGTGGAAGACCACGATGAGCCGGCTGAAATTCCGTCCCGAGGAAGGGATGGAGGTGATCGCCACCGGCAAGCTGACGACCTATCCGGGCAAGTCCAACTACCAGATCGTCATCGACAATCTGGAACCGGCCGGCGCCGGCGCGCTAATGGCGCTGCTGGAAGAGCGCAAGCGCCGGCTGCAAGCCGAAGGCCTGTTCGATGCCGGCCGCAAGCGGCGGCTGCCGTTCATGCCCGGCGTCATCGGCGTCGTCACCTCGCCGACCGGCTCGGTGATCCGCGACATCATCCACCGCATCAAGGACCGCTTCCCGCTCACTGTGCTGGTCTGGCCGGTCAGGGTGCAGGGCGAAACCGCGGGCGCCGAAGTGACAGCCGCGGTCAACGGCTTCAACGCGCTCTCCCGGGATGGCGCCATCCCCCACCCCGACCTGCTCATCGTGGCGCGCGGCGGCGGCAGCCTGGAGGACCTCTGGGGTTTCAACGACGAGGCGCTGGCGCGCGCGGTGGCCGCCTCGCGCATCCCGGTGATTTCCGCCGTCGGACACGAGACGGACTGGACGCTGATCGATCTCGTGTCCGACATAAGGGCGCCGACGCCGACGGGTGCCGCCGAGATCGCCGTGCCGGTCAAGGCCGACCTGGAAGCGACGCTGGCCAGCCTTGGCGCGCGGCTCAAGGCAGCCGCCTCGCGCAATTTCGAACGCAAGCGCCAGGCGGTGCGCGCGGCGGCCCGGGCGCTGCCCTCGCCCGATCAGTTGCTGGCGCTGCCGCGCCGGCGCTTCGACGAGGCGACGAGCCGGCTCGGCCGGGCGCTGACGGTGAGCATCGAGCGCAAGCGCGCAAGGCTGGAGCGGCAGCGGCTGACGCCCGCCACATTGTCCCGCCGCATCAACGAGGCGCGCACCCTGACCGGCCGCGACCTCGCCCGCGCGCAGGCAGCCTTCTTTGCCATCGTTCGCGAAAGGCGAGCACGGTTCAAGCGCACCGCGGCACGGCTGTCTCCGGCGCCGATCGCCAGGCGGCAGAAGGTGCAGGCCGATGCGCTCGCCGGACTGACGCGCCGCCAGGACCATGCGATCGCGAGACGGCTGGACCGGTTGCGCGCGAGACTGACCCAGGCCGACCGGCTGCTGGCGACGCTGTCGCACAAGGCGGTGCTGGCGCGCGGCTTCGCGCTGGTCAAGGATGCCGAGGGCGCGGTCATCAAGCTGGCGGCGGATGTATCGCCGGGGGCAGCGCTTTCGCTGGAATTCGCCGACGGCAGCGCCGATGCTGTTGCAATCGGCGGCGGCGCGCGGCCGAAGGCGACGGCCAAGCCGGCCGCCAAACCTAGAGAGCCGGGCAATCAAGGTTCGTTGTTCTAG
- a CDS encoding DmpA family aminopeptidase, with the protein MTAHDPHLLTPSGKPRARAFGIGFDGMPGELNAITDVPGVSVGYATLISGDGALVVGKGPVRTGVTAILPRPRVELATPVLAGVFSQNGNGELTGSHIIEETGAFNFPVTITNTHSCGVTRDGTLRWMHKVLPAALDSAWGLPVAAETYDGFLNDINGHHVTFDHVAGALDGATTGAIEEGSVGGGTGMISFGFKAGSGTASRVVAWQDRRYTLGVFVQANFGKRHNFTLRGQRVGPDLAEPAIREGTPRAEKGSIIAIVATDAPFLSHQMKRLARRVPLGIAMTGGYGYHSSGDIFLAFSTANPEAALAPSGRIARADFIPDVDIDPFFDAVVQGVEEAILNALVANEDMSGRDGNFVPALPKAWLSERFG; encoded by the coding sequence ATGACCGCACATGATCCGCATCTTCTGACGCCCTCCGGCAAACCGCGCGCCCGCGCTTTCGGCATCGGCTTCGACGGCATGCCGGGCGAGCTCAACGCCATCACCGACGTGCCGGGCGTCTCGGTGGGCTATGCGACGCTGATCTCGGGCGACGGGGCGCTGGTCGTCGGCAAAGGGCCGGTGCGAACTGGCGTGACCGCCATCCTGCCCAGGCCACGGGTCGAGCTCGCCACGCCAGTCCTTGCCGGCGTCTTCAGCCAGAACGGCAATGGCGAGCTGACGGGATCGCACATCATCGAGGAGACCGGCGCCTTCAATTTCCCGGTCACCATCACCAACACGCATTCCTGCGGCGTCACCCGCGACGGCACCCTGCGCTGGATGCATAAGGTGCTGCCGGCCGCGCTCGACAGCGCCTGGGGCTTGCCGGTGGCGGCGGAGACCTATGATGGCTTCCTCAACGACATCAACGGACATCATGTCACTTTCGACCACGTTGCCGGCGCCCTGGACGGAGCGACCACTGGCGCCATCGAGGAAGGCAGCGTCGGCGGCGGCACCGGTATGATCAGCTTTGGCTTCAAGGCGGGATCCGGCACCGCCTCGCGCGTCGTCGCATGGCAGGACAGGCGTTATACGCTGGGTGTGTTCGTGCAGGCGAATTTCGGCAAGCGGCACAATTTCACCCTGCGCGGCCAGCGCGTCGGGCCGGATTTGGCCGAGCCGGCGATCCGCGAGGGCACACCCCGCGCCGAAAAGGGTTCGATCATCGCCATCGTTGCCACCGATGCGCCGTTCCTGTCGCATCAGATGAAGCGGCTGGCGAGGCGCGTGCCGCTCGGCATCGCCATGACCGGCGGCTACGGCTACCACAGTTCCGGTGACATTTTTCTTGCCTTCTCGACCGCAAATCCGGAAGCGGCGCTGGCGCCGTCAGGTCGGATCGCCCGCGCCGATTTCATCCCGGATGTCGATATCGATCCGTTCTTCGACGCGGTGGTGCAAGGGGTGGAGGAAGCGATCCTCAATGCGCTGGTCGCCAATGAGGACATGAGCGGGCGCGACGGCAATTTCGTGCCGGCGCTGCCAAAAGCGTGGCTAAGCGAGAGATTTGGGTAG
- a CDS encoding DUF768 domain-containing protein — translation MSEHAIEFLQGWIGEKVHCQHSPVKIETQAEALARECAAKAAEEGILLEEIQEEVGDIKELIASRLEEAAEASEHETKSDDKPSE, via the coding sequence ATGAGTGAACATGCGATCGAGTTCTTGCAGGGTTGGATTGGCGAGAAAGTTCATTGCCAGCACTCGCCGGTAAAGATCGAGACGCAGGCCGAGGCTCTCGCCAGGGAATGCGCGGCCAAGGCGGCCGAGGAAGGCATTCTGCTGGAGGAGATTCAGGAAGAGGTCGGCGATATCAAGGAATTGATCGCGTCGCGCCTCGAAGAGGCGGCCGAGGCCAGCGAGCACGAGACGAAATCGGACGACAAGCCGTCCGAATAA
- a CDS encoding ABC transporter permease → MNAIEFIVAGMLAAATPFLLAALGELVAERAGVLNLGVEGLMALGAVIAFIVVYHGGGHLLGFVAAGLASAALSLVFAVIALGFRANQVAVGLAIGILGQGLSALFGKSYESLTVKGLPKLSLPWLSDIPVFGGLFVQDVVVWLSLVATVAIWAMFAYTKTGLVVRAVGENPKAAHALGYPVIAVRFAAVAFGGVLAGFAGAYAAVVYTPLWADGMIAGRGWIAIALVVFGTWLTSRIFLGACLFGAVSLASLAAQATGLDVSSQLLSSLPYLVTVIVLGIISSNRRLLKLNGVASLGEPFER, encoded by the coding sequence ATGAACGCCATCGAGTTCATCGTCGCCGGGATGCTGGCGGCGGCTACGCCGTTCCTTCTGGCGGCGCTCGGCGAACTGGTGGCCGAGCGGGCCGGCGTCCTCAATCTCGGCGTGGAGGGACTGATGGCCCTCGGCGCGGTCATCGCCTTCATCGTCGTCTATCACGGCGGCGGGCATCTCCTCGGTTTCGTCGCCGCGGGCCTCGCCAGCGCTGCGCTTTCCCTTGTCTTTGCCGTCATCGCGCTGGGATTCCGCGCCAACCAGGTCGCGGTGGGACTCGCCATAGGCATACTCGGCCAGGGCCTCTCGGCGTTGTTCGGCAAGAGTTATGAGAGCCTCACGGTCAAGGGGCTTCCGAAGCTTTCGCTGCCATGGCTTTCGGATATCCCGGTCTTCGGCGGCCTGTTCGTCCAGGACGTTGTCGTGTGGCTTTCGCTTGTCGCGACCGTCGCCATCTGGGCGATGTTCGCCTACACCAAGACCGGCCTCGTCGTCCGCGCCGTCGGCGAGAACCCCAAGGCGGCCCATGCGCTCGGCTATCCGGTGATCGCCGTGCGCTTCGCCGCCGTCGCCTTTGGAGGCGTGCTGGCGGGGTTCGCCGGCGCCTACGCGGCCGTGGTCTACACGCCGCTGTGGGCCGATGGCATGATCGCCGGGCGCGGCTGGATAGCGATTGCCCTCGTCGTCTTCGGCACCTGGCTCACCAGCCGCATCTTTCTCGGTGCGTGCCTCTTCGGCGCCGTGTCCCTGGCAAGCCTGGCGGCCCAGGCGACCGGGCTGGACGTTTCCTCGCAACTTCTGTCGAGCCTGCCTTATCTCGTGACCGTCATCGTGCTTGGCATCATCTCTTCGAACCGGCGCCTGCTCAAGCTCAACGGCGTGGCTTCGCTGGGAGAGCCTTTCGAGCGCTAG
- a CDS encoding ABC transporter permease yields MSALPFLPVLVRREHASLAMKLVAAPAALGLATLLNLGLYLLMGRDPVAVFHAMLLEPFLSWASFSEVLLKTGPLLLIAQGLAIGFRAKVFNIGAEGQFILGAIFASAIPIWFPQATGQWIWPSMLVIGALGGALWASLTAFWRVRLNANEILVSLMLAFVAAQVLNYLLLGPWKDPNGFNFPQSVMFQYDAMVPLLIPGTRVNVSLLVAGAFSIAAWVFMQRSFAGYKLQVGGLAPHAAGYAGFNEGRAIWLSLLIGGFAAGLAGAAEVAGPLGQLQRSISTGYGYAAIIVAYLGGLHPIGIVFSALLMAALYIGGDNAMVSANLPVAAVRVFQGSLLLAYLVAIAFVRYRLVWRHAAHGRTS; encoded by the coding sequence ATGAGCGCTCTGCCGTTCCTTCCCGTTCTGGTTCGCCGGGAGCATGCCTCGCTTGCCATGAAGCTGGTCGCCGCGCCCGCGGCGCTCGGTCTTGCGACGCTCCTCAATCTCGGCCTCTACCTGCTGATGGGCCGCGATCCGGTCGCCGTTTTCCACGCGATGCTTCTGGAGCCTTTCCTGTCCTGGGCCTCGTTCTCGGAAGTCCTGCTGAAGACCGGACCGCTCCTGCTGATCGCGCAGGGGCTTGCGATTGGCTTTCGCGCCAAGGTCTTCAACATCGGCGCCGAGGGCCAGTTCATCCTCGGCGCGATCTTCGCATCGGCCATTCCCATCTGGTTCCCGCAGGCCACAGGCCAGTGGATCTGGCCCTCGATGCTCGTCATCGGTGCGTTGGGTGGCGCGCTGTGGGCGTCGCTCACGGCCTTCTGGCGCGTGAGGCTCAACGCCAACGAGATTCTCGTGTCACTCATGCTGGCGTTCGTTGCGGCGCAAGTCCTCAACTACCTGCTTCTCGGACCCTGGAAGGACCCGAACGGCTTCAACTTCCCGCAATCGGTGATGTTCCAGTATGACGCGATGGTGCCGCTCCTGATCCCCGGCACCCGTGTCAACGTCTCACTGCTTGTCGCCGGCGCGTTCTCCATCGCGGCCTGGGTTTTCATGCAGAGGAGTTTCGCGGGCTACAAGCTGCAGGTCGGCGGCCTCGCGCCGCACGCAGCCGGATACGCCGGCTTCAACGAAGGACGCGCGATCTGGCTGTCGCTGCTCATCGGCGGCTTCGCGGCAGGCCTCGCCGGAGCCGCCGAGGTGGCAGGTCCGCTTGGCCAGTTGCAGCGCTCCATCTCGACCGGCTACGGCTATGCCGCCATCATCGTCGCCTATCTCGGTGGCCTTCACCCGATCGGCATCGTCTTTTCCGCGCTGCTCATGGCGGCCCTCTATATCGGTGGCGACAACGCCATGGTCTCGGCAAACCTGCCGGTTGCCGCGGTCCGGGTCTTCCAGGGCAGCCTGCTGCTCGCCTATCTCGTCGCCATCGCCTTCGTCCGCTACCGGCTCGTCTGGCGCCATGCCGCCCACGGACGCACGTCATGA
- a CDS encoding ABC transporter ATP-binding protein, translated as MTVPLLSLRGISKSYGQIHANRDIDLDVAPRSIHAILGENGAGKSTLMKLIYGVEQPDAGTVSWKGEPLALASPADARRKGIGMVFQHFSLFETLTVVENIRLVVPRGKSDLAERIRTLGRDFGLEVDPLAHVHALSVGERQRVEIIRCLMTEPQLLILDEPTSVLPPQSVGKLFETLRRLRDGGVSILFISHKLEEIRAVCDRATILRSGRVTGHVDPRDHDTHDLARMMIGRDMPQPMPALAHSGGEKRLEIIGLDHQPDDPFAASLSDVSLTVRAGEILGIAGISGNGQSELAALISGETVLPREKSDRIYMMGKDVGALDAAARRRLGFAFVPEERLGRGAVPEMSLALNSLLTAHPFGLLKRGLVDTARAKAFTEDCIRQYDVRTPGSEAEAGALSGGNLQKFIVGREIMLSPKLLFVAQPTWGVDIGAASAIRRRLVALRNEGMAILVISEELEELFELCDSIQVIHQGRLSPPLVTRDTRPEEIGRYMIGAHSTAGKVPA; from the coding sequence ATGACCGTCCCGCTCCTGTCGCTGCGCGGCATCTCCAAGAGCTACGGCCAGATCCATGCCAATCGAGACATCGATCTGGACGTGGCTCCCCGCTCGATCCACGCGATCCTCGGGGAAAACGGAGCGGGCAAGTCGACGCTGATGAAGCTGATCTACGGCGTCGAGCAGCCGGACGCCGGAACGGTGAGCTGGAAAGGAGAACCCCTGGCCCTCGCGTCCCCCGCGGATGCGAGGCGCAAGGGGATCGGCATGGTGTTCCAGCATTTCTCCCTGTTCGAGACGCTGACGGTGGTGGAGAACATCCGGCTGGTCGTGCCGAGGGGCAAATCGGATCTTGCGGAGCGCATCCGTACCCTCGGCCGCGACTTCGGACTCGAGGTCGATCCGCTCGCCCATGTCCACGCGCTCTCGGTCGGGGAGCGGCAGCGGGTGGAAATCATCCGCTGCCTGATGACCGAACCCCAGCTCCTGATCCTCGACGAACCGACCTCCGTCCTGCCGCCGCAATCGGTGGGTAAGCTGTTCGAGACCTTGCGGCGGCTGCGCGACGGCGGGGTTTCCATCCTGTTCATCTCCCACAAGCTGGAGGAGATCCGCGCGGTCTGCGACCGCGCGACCATCCTGCGCAGCGGGCGCGTCACCGGCCATGTTGACCCGCGCGACCATGACACGCACGACCTCGCCCGTATGATGATCGGCCGCGACATGCCGCAGCCCATGCCGGCGCTGGCGCATTCCGGCGGAGAAAAGCGCCTCGAGATCATCGGCCTCGACCATCAGCCGGACGATCCCTTCGCCGCGTCGCTTAGCGACGTCAGTCTGACGGTCCGGGCCGGCGAGATCCTCGGCATCGCGGGCATATCGGGCAACGGACAGAGCGAACTCGCAGCGCTGATTTCAGGCGAAACGGTTCTGCCGCGCGAGAAGTCCGATCGCATCTACATGATGGGAAAGGATGTCGGCGCGCTCGATGCGGCGGCCCGCCGCCGGCTGGGCTTCGCTTTCGTTCCGGAGGAAAGGCTCGGCCGCGGCGCGGTGCCGGAGATGTCGCTCGCCCTCAACAGCCTTCTGACCGCCCATCCGTTCGGCCTTTTGAAACGCGGCCTTGTCGACACGGCCCGGGCCAAGGCTTTCACCGAGGACTGCATCCGGCAATACGACGTGCGCACACCCGGTTCCGAAGCGGAGGCCGGCGCTCTTTCGGGCGGCAATCTGCAAAAGTTCATCGTCGGCCGCGAGATCATGCTGTCCCCGAAATTGCTGTTCGTGGCGCAACCCACCTGGGGCGTCGACATCGGCGCGGCCTCCGCCATCCGCCGGCGCCTCGTCGCCCTGCGCAACGAAGGCATGGCCATCCTCGTCATTTCGGAGGAACTGGAGGAACTGTTCGAACTCTGCGATTCGATCCAGGTGATCCATCAGGGCCGGCTGAGCCCGCCGCTGGTGACGCGCGATACCAGGCCCGAGGAGATAGGTCGCTACATGATCGGCGCGCATTCGACGGCCGGGAAGGTCCCTGCATGA
- a CDS encoding BMP family ABC transporter substrate-binding protein → MINLTRRTLMKGAAASGLVATLGGRVLAADEPLGIVLVVPSPVGDVGWGRALADGLEPVKAAYGDKVKVTIIENIQEGPDADRIMNKAVADGNKFLIAGSFGYQNGALQIARRNPDVTVLHASGFQVAPNFSPFAAQYSQGTYLMGMAAAALSKTGKLGSVSAFAIPELITSINAFTLGAQAVKPDVEVSVVWVNSWFDPAKEQEAAKALLAQKCDVIFSNAQDTPSVVSACEEAGVPAFNLNSSMKKYAPKTYLGCVATDWSPFFKASVDAHIAGNFKGANAFLGVGDKVVEVVDWNPGIPADMMTKIKEVEAKIADGSFSPFTGPIAKADGSEAVGAGKTMTVAEIVAMDWHVKGVTTPLPK, encoded by the coding sequence CTGATAAATCTGACCCGCAGAACATTGATGAAGGGCGCGGCCGCCTCCGGGCTCGTCGCAACGCTGGGCGGCCGCGTGCTTGCCGCCGACGAACCTTTGGGCATCGTGCTTGTGGTCCCGTCGCCGGTCGGCGATGTCGGCTGGGGTCGCGCGCTCGCCGACGGGCTCGAACCGGTGAAGGCGGCCTATGGCGACAAGGTGAAGGTGACCATCATCGAGAACATACAGGAAGGACCCGATGCCGACCGGATCATGAACAAGGCGGTCGCCGACGGGAACAAGTTCCTGATCGCAGGGTCCTTCGGCTATCAGAACGGCGCCCTGCAGATCGCGCGCCGCAATCCCGACGTCACCGTGCTGCATGCTTCCGGGTTCCAGGTGGCGCCGAACTTCTCGCCCTTCGCGGCCCAATATTCCCAGGGGACCTACCTGATGGGCATGGCGGCGGCGGCGCTTTCCAAGACCGGCAAGCTTGGCTCGGTTTCCGCCTTCGCCATTCCCGAGCTGATCACTTCCATCAACGCTTTCACGCTGGGAGCGCAGGCGGTGAAGCCCGATGTCGAGGTTTCGGTCGTATGGGTGAACTCCTGGTTCGATCCGGCCAAAGAGCAGGAGGCCGCCAAGGCGCTACTGGCGCAGAAATGCGACGTGATCTTCTCCAACGCGCAGGACACACCTTCCGTCGTCTCGGCCTGCGAGGAAGCCGGCGTCCCCGCCTTCAACCTCAACTCGTCGATGAAGAAATACGCGCCCAAGACCTATCTCGGCTGTGTCGCGACGGACTGGTCGCCCTTCTTCAAAGCCTCGGTCGACGCCCACATCGCCGGCAACTTCAAGGGCGCCAACGCTTTCCTGGGTGTCGGCGACAAGGTGGTCGAGGTCGTTGACTGGAACCCGGGCATCCCGGCCGACATGATGACCAAGATCAAGGAGGTCGAAGCCAAGATCGCCGACGGCAGCTTCTCGCCCTTTACCGGCCCGATCGCCAAGGCCGACGGCAGCGAGGCCGTCGGCGCCGGCAAGACGATGACCGTGGCCGAGATCGTGGCCATGGACTGGCACGTCAAGGGTGTCACCACGCCGCTGCCCAAGTGA
- a CDS encoding amidohydrolase, translated as MAGYLLKNCAAVIVDEGNGPGVRRNVDVLTDGPAIRAIGEGLDKGELPAGTVARDAAGWFVYPGLVNTHHHFFQCFVRNRADLDWTKLSVIEWLDRIYPIFSRLNEECFYHASVTAMAELIKHGCTTAFDHQYCFPRHAGKRLIDRQFEAAELLGMRFHAGRGGNTLPKSQGSTIPDAMLETTDEFIADCARLIDTYHDAGPFSMRQVAVAPCQPVNCYRETFVESVALARDRGVRMHTHVGEGESPVIEARHGMRTVDYCAEIGFCGPDAFYAHCWELSHDELRKMAASGTGVAHCPEPVYLVGAEITDIPAMSAFGLNVGLGCDGAASNDNSNLMHCIHSAYMLQCLSASTREHPVPPPTDFLGYATTGGAALLGRGDIGRLAPGMAADLFAIDTRRMDYVGTRHDPLSLLAKVGISAPTDMTMINGRIVWAKGEFPGLDEARLFAEAEAALATVEF; from the coding sequence ATGGCGGGCTATCTGCTGAAGAACTGCGCTGCGGTCATCGTCGACGAGGGCAACGGTCCCGGCGTCCGGCGCAATGTCGATGTCCTGACCGACGGGCCGGCGATACGGGCCATCGGAGAAGGCCTCGACAAGGGCGAGCTGCCCGCCGGCACCGTCGCGCGGGACGCCGCCGGCTGGTTCGTCTATCCCGGCCTCGTCAACACCCATCACCACTTCTTTCAGTGCTTCGTGCGCAACCGCGCCGATCTGGACTGGACGAAGCTGTCGGTCATCGAATGGCTCGACCGGATCTATCCCATCTTCTCGCGGCTGAACGAGGAATGCTTCTACCACGCGTCGGTGACCGCGATGGCCGAGCTGATAAAGCACGGCTGCACGACGGCATTCGACCATCAGTATTGCTTTCCGCGGCATGCCGGCAAACGGCTGATCGACCGGCAGTTCGAAGCGGCCGAACTCCTCGGCATGCGCTTCCATGCCGGACGCGGCGGCAACACGCTGCCGAAATCGCAAGGCTCGACCATCCCCGACGCCATGCTGGAAACGACGGACGAATTCATCGCCGACTGTGCCCGGTTGATCGACACCTACCATGATGCCGGCCCGTTCAGCATGCGCCAGGTTGCCGTCGCGCCATGCCAACCGGTCAACTGCTATCGCGAGACGTTCGTGGAATCGGTGGCGCTGGCGCGCGACCGCGGAGTGCGTATGCATACCCATGTCGGCGAGGGCGAAAGCCCGGTCATCGAGGCCCGTCACGGCATGCGCACGGTGGACTATTGCGCGGAGATCGGCTTTTGCGGGCCCGATGCCTTCTATGCCCATTGCTGGGAGCTGAGCCACGACGAATTGCGCAAGATGGCCGCCAGCGGCACCGGCGTCGCGCACTGTCCGGAGCCGGTCTATCTCGTCGGCGCCGAAATCACCGACATCCCGGCGATGTCGGCCTTCGGGCTCAATGTGGGGCTGGGCTGCGACGGTGCCGCCTCGAACGACAATTCGAACCTGATGCACTGCATCCATTCCGCCTACATGCTGCAATGCCTGTCGGCGTCGACACGCGAGCATCCGGTTCCGCCACCGACCGATTTCCTCGGCTATGCGACGACCGGGGGCGCGGCGCTGCTCGGGCGCGGCGACATCGGCAGGCTGGCGCCCGGCATGGCCGCCGACCTTTTCGCCATCGACACGCGGCGCATGGACTATGTCGGCACGCGGCACGATCCGCTGAGCCTGCTGGCCAAGGTGGGCATCAGCGCGCCGACCGACATGACGATGATCAACGGCCGCATCGTCTGGGCCAAGGGCGAGTTCCCGGGGCTCGACGAGGCTCGGCTGTTTGCAGAGGCCGAGGCGGCGCTCGCGACCGTGGAATTCTAG
- a CDS encoding glutathione S-transferase family protein: MKLYDYVLSPSCYKVRLMAALAGVTLDIRPVDFHPGAEHRGPELMALNPAGSIPILEDGDLVLTESSAMLVYLAAKAPPQWLGNDTPGQAARVQQWLSFSHRLTASLGAARLHEMLLRPGNIAALQGQGTAALRELEAGLVEQHIRGQRFLASDRPTIADIACFPYVALAPDGGVSLDPYPAIRLWSRAIRAIEGFIEMPGIHRLHELKPEPVPEVGEA, encoded by the coding sequence ATGAAGCTCTACGACTACGTGCTGTCGCCGAGTTGCTACAAGGTGCGGCTGATGGCTGCGCTGGCCGGGGTGACGCTCGACATCCGCCCCGTCGACTTCCATCCCGGCGCCGAGCATCGCGGTCCCGAGCTCATGGCGCTCAACCCGGCGGGTTCGATCCCGATCCTGGAGGATGGCGACCTCGTCCTGACCGAATCCTCGGCCATGCTGGTCTACCTCGCCGCGAAGGCGCCGCCGCAATGGCTGGGCAACGACACGCCCGGGCAGGCGGCGCGCGTCCAGCAATGGCTTTCCTTCTCGCATCGGCTGACCGCCAGCTTGGGGGCGGCGCGGCTGCACGAGATGCTGCTGCGTCCGGGCAATATCGCTGCCCTTCAGGGGCAGGGGACAGCGGCCCTGCGGGAACTGGAAGCCGGCCTCGTCGAACAGCATATCCGCGGCCAGCGCTTCCTTGCGTCGGACCGGCCGACGATCGCCGACATCGCCTGCTTTCCCTATGTGGCGCTGGCGCCGGACGGCGGTGTTTCGCTCGATCCCTATCCCGCGATCCGGCTCTGGTCGCGGGCGATCCGCGCCATAGAGGGCTTCATCGAGATGCCCGGCATCCACCGGCTGCACGAGCTGAAGCCCGAGCCCGTCCCAGAAGTCGGCGAGGCCTGA
- a CDS encoding aromatic ring-hydroxylating oxygenase subunit alpha: MTRNAMIDEWYPVGLASQLDAHGRKTALMGEPIVVRRGEDGNAKVTGANGRMLPACIRYGHVWSSLGDPQKPLFAIPEADQPGRRLVDVGVVRVRCSPLRAVENFLDIAHFPFVHTDILGAEPHTEVQNYKVEIREDEDEVWATQVKFYQPQAAKSAEGGITTEYMYRVPAPTCSILYKTCPPRPGEWDVITLFVQPLAEDLCDVWPWMALFDDDTPMTDLIHFQQTIFVQDRSILENQIPGLLPLDPGMEIPTRADLTSVAYRRWLKRHGYTYGAQLVAQ; this comes from the coding sequence ATGACCCGCAACGCGATGATCGACGAATGGTATCCGGTCGGCCTCGCCAGCCAGCTCGATGCGCATGGGCGCAAGACGGCCCTGATGGGCGAGCCGATCGTGGTGAGGCGCGGCGAAGACGGAAACGCCAAGGTCACGGGCGCCAACGGACGCATGCTGCCGGCCTGCATCCGCTATGGCCATGTCTGGTCATCGCTTGGCGACCCGCAAAAGCCGCTGTTCGCGATCCCCGAGGCCGATCAGCCCGGCCGCCGGCTTGTCGATGTCGGGGTGGTGCGCGTGCGCTGCTCGCCGTTGCGCGCGGTGGAGAACTTCCTGGACATCGCGCATTTTCCTTTCGTGCATACCGACATATTGGGGGCCGAACCGCATACCGAGGTCCAGAACTACAAGGTCGAGATCCGCGAGGACGAAGACGAGGTTTGGGCGACCCAGGTGAAGTTCTACCAGCCGCAGGCCGCCAAGTCGGCGGAAGGCGGCATAACCACGGAATACATGTATCGCGTGCCCGCGCCGACCTGCTCGATCCTCTACAAGACCTGCCCGCCGCGCCCGGGTGAATGGGACGTCATCACGCTGTTCGTGCAGCCACTTGCCGAAGACCTGTGCGATGTCTGGCCATGGATGGCGCTGTTCGACGACGATACACCGATGACGGACCTGATCCATTTCCAGCAGACGATCTTCGTTCAGGACCGGTCGATCCTCGAGAACCAGATTCCGGGGCTGCTGCCACTCGATCCCGGCATGGAGATTCCCACGCGGGCCGACCTCACCTCGGTTGCCTACCGGCGCTGGCTGAAACGCCATGGCTACACCTACGGCGCGCAACTGGTGGCGCAATGA